In Streptomyces qaidamensis, one DNA window encodes the following:
- the cyc1 gene encoding epi-isozizaene synthase: MHALSHGTTTAPATIAVPPSLSLPVIEAAFPRQLHPYWPKCQEKTRAWLLEKRLMPADKVEEYADGLCYTDLMAGYYLGASDEVIQAIADYSAWFFVWDDRHDRDIVHGRPVAWRLLRDRLHSALDSPGEHLHHEDPLVAGFADSVLRLYAFLPQTWNLRFARHFHAVIDAYDQEFHNRTEGIVPTVEEYLRLRRLTFAHWIWTDLLEPTAGCELPDAVRKHPAYRRAALLSQEFAAWYNDLCSLPKEIAGDEVHNLGISLITHEGMTLERAVAEVRRRVEECITDFIQVEREALRFAEDLADGSVRGKELSAAVRACLSNMRNWFSSVYWFHHESGRYMVDSWDDRSTPPYVNNEAAGEK, from the coding sequence GTGCATGCTTTGTCACACGGCACCACAACGGCACCGGCTACGATCGCAGTTCCACCGTCGCTCTCTCTCCCGGTGATCGAGGCGGCGTTTCCCCGGCAACTCCACCCGTATTGGCCGAAGTGCCAGGAGAAGACGCGGGCCTGGCTGCTCGAAAAGCGGCTCATGCCGGCGGACAAGGTGGAGGAATATGCCGACGGACTTTGCTACACCGACCTCATGGCCGGGTACTACCTCGGCGCCTCCGACGAGGTCATACAGGCGATCGCCGACTACAGCGCATGGTTCTTCGTCTGGGACGACCGTCACGACCGCGACATCGTGCACGGTCGTCCGGTCGCCTGGCGGCTGCTCCGGGACCGGCTGCACTCGGCCCTCGACTCCCCAGGGGAGCACCTGCACCACGAGGACCCACTGGTCGCCGGGTTCGCGGACAGCGTGCTGCGGCTGTACGCGTTCCTGCCCCAGACGTGGAACCTCCGGTTCGCCCGGCACTTCCACGCGGTGATCGACGCGTACGACCAGGAGTTCCACAATCGCACCGAGGGAATCGTCCCGACGGTCGAGGAATACCTCCGGCTGCGTCGGCTCACCTTCGCGCACTGGATCTGGACGGACCTGCTGGAGCCGACCGCCGGATGTGAACTACCCGACGCGGTGCGGAAACATCCGGCATATCGGCGGGCGGCGCTGCTGAGTCAGGAATTCGCCGCCTGGTACAACGATCTGTGCTCGCTTCCGAAAGAGATAGCGGGCGACGAGGTGCACAATCTCGGAATCAGTCTCATCACCCATGAGGGGATGACCCTGGAACGGGCGGTCGCGGAAGTCCGGCGCCGTGTCGAGGAATGCATCACCGACTTCATCCAGGTCGAGCGGGAGGCATTGCGGTTCGCCGAAGACCTCGCCGACGGCTCCGTGCGGGGAAAGGAACTGAGCGCCGCCGTGCGGGCCTGCCTGAGCAATATGCGGAACTGGTTCAGTTCCGTGTACTGGTTCCACCACGAGTCCGGCCGTTACATGGTCGACAGCTGGGACGACCGGTCCACGCCCCCGTACGTCAACAACGAAGCGGCAGGTGAGAAATGA
- a CDS encoding cytochrome P450 — protein sequence MTVESVKPEIPPAVELREPPRAGGGVPVLGHGWRLARDPLAFMARLRDHGDVVRLKLGPKTVYAVTTPALTGALALSNDFIIAGPLWESLEGLLGKEGVATANGPRHRRQRRTIQPAFRLDAIPAYGPIMEEEAHALTERWKPGETIDCTSESFRVAVRIAARCLLRGDYMDERAERLCVALATVFRGMYRRMVVPLGPLYSLPLPANREFNRALADLHLLVDEIVAERRASGQKPDDLLTALLEATDENGDPIGEQEIHDQVVAILTPGSETIASTIMWLLHMLAEHPEHADRVHDEVQAVTGGRPVAFADVRGLRHTNNVVVESMRLSPAVWILTRRAVRDTELGGYRIPSGADIIYSPYAIQRDPKSYERNLEFDPDRWLPDRVKEIPKHAMSPFSVGNRKCPSDHFSMAQLTLVTAALATRYRFEQVPGSKDATRVGITLRPHDLRVRPVPR from the coding sequence ATGACCGTCGAGTCTGTGAAGCCCGAAATCCCGCCGGCCGTGGAACTGCGGGAGCCGCCCCGGGCGGGGGGCGGGGTCCCCGTCCTGGGGCACGGCTGGAGGCTCGCGCGCGACCCGCTGGCGTTCATGGCACGGCTGCGCGACCACGGCGACGTCGTACGGCTGAAGCTCGGGCCGAAGACGGTGTACGCGGTCACCACCCCGGCCCTGACCGGCGCCCTGGCGCTGAGCAACGACTTCATCATCGCCGGGCCGCTGTGGGAGTCCCTGGAGGGCCTGCTCGGCAAGGAGGGCGTGGCCACCGCGAACGGCCCCCGCCACCGGCGCCAGCGGCGCACCATCCAGCCCGCCTTCCGGCTCGACGCCATCCCCGCCTACGGCCCGATCATGGAGGAGGAGGCCCACGCGCTGACCGAGCGCTGGAAACCCGGCGAGACCATCGACTGCACCTCGGAGTCCTTCCGGGTGGCCGTGCGCATCGCGGCCCGCTGCCTGCTGCGCGGCGACTACATGGACGAGCGGGCGGAACGGCTGTGCGTCGCCCTCGCCACCGTCTTCCGGGGGATGTACCGGCGGATGGTGGTCCCGCTCGGACCGCTCTACAGCCTGCCGCTCCCGGCCAACCGGGAATTCAACCGGGCGTTGGCCGATTTGCATCTCCTCGTCGACGAGATCGTCGCCGAGCGCCGGGCATCCGGTCAAAAGCCGGACGATTTGCTGACGGCATTGCTGGAGGCGACGGACGAGAATGGAGACCCGATCGGGGAACAGGAGATCCACGATCAGGTCGTCGCCATCCTGACCCCCGGCAGCGAGACCATCGCCTCCACGATCATGTGGCTGTTGCATATGCTCGCGGAGCACCCCGAACACGCCGACCGGGTACACGACGAAGTGCAAGCGGTCACCGGTGGGAGGCCGGTGGCATTCGCAGACGTCCGAGGACTCAGGCACACCAACAATGTCGTCGTCGAGTCCATGCGTTTGAGCCCAGCCGTCTGGATTCTCACGCGCCGGGCGGTGCGGGACACGGAACTCGGTGGATACCGTATTCCGTCCGGGGCGGACATCATCTACAGCCCGTACGCGATCCAGCGCGACCCGAAGTCGTACGAGCGGAACCTGGAGTTCGACCCCGACCGCTGGCTTCCGGATCGGGTCAAGGAGATCCCGAAACACGCCATGAGCCCGTTCAGCGTGGGCAACCGCAAGTGCCCGAGCGATCACTTCTCGATGGCCCAGCTGACGCTGGTCACTGCGGCCCTGGCCACCAGGTACCGGTTCGAGCAGGTCCCGGGCTCCAAGGACGCCACCCGCGTCGGCATCACGCTTCGGCCGCACGACCTGCGGGTGCGGCCGGTGCCGAGGTGA
- a CDS encoding GlxA family transcriptional regulator — MLQNVAVALLDGVNPFELGVVCEVFGTDRSDEGLPVYDFAVASAEGPVLSMNSGFSLQAEHGLERLETADLIAVPAGHSYAYRDFPPELLDSLRRAVDRGARVLSVCSGVFVLAAAGLLDGRRCATHWKHAKDLARQYPRVIVEPDVLYVDEDPVITSAGTAAGIDACLHLVRKEQGSEVANKIARRMVVPPHRDGGQAQYIERPLPHPEGDTIGDVLAWMERHLDEEVTVEQLASHAHMSPRTFARRFQQETGTTPYRWILRQRVLLAQRLLEATDETMDAIAGRTGFGNAATLRHHFVRAIGTTPNSYRRTFRGPEAA, encoded by the coding sequence ATGCTGCAGAACGTGGCCGTCGCCCTGCTCGACGGCGTGAACCCCTTCGAACTGGGTGTGGTGTGCGAGGTCTTCGGCACCGACCGGAGCGACGAGGGTCTGCCGGTCTACGACTTCGCCGTCGCCTCGGCCGAGGGCCCGGTTCTGAGCATGAACTCGGGCTTCTCGCTCCAGGCCGAGCACGGCCTGGAGCGGCTGGAGACGGCTGACCTGATCGCCGTGCCGGCCGGCCACTCCTACGCGTACCGGGATTTCCCCCCGGAGCTGCTGGACTCCCTGCGCCGTGCGGTCGACCGCGGTGCCCGGGTGCTGAGCGTGTGCTCCGGCGTCTTCGTGCTGGCCGCGGCCGGGCTGCTGGACGGCCGCCGCTGCGCCACGCACTGGAAGCACGCCAAGGACCTCGCCCGGCAGTACCCGCGCGTGATCGTCGAGCCGGACGTCCTCTACGTCGACGAGGACCCGGTGATCACCTCCGCCGGCACGGCCGCCGGCATCGACGCCTGCCTGCACCTGGTGCGCAAGGAGCAGGGCTCCGAGGTCGCCAACAAGATCGCCCGGCGGATGGTGGTGCCGCCGCACCGCGACGGCGGCCAGGCCCAGTACATCGAGCGCCCGCTCCCGCACCCCGAGGGCGACACGATCGGCGACGTGCTGGCGTGGATGGAGCGCCATCTCGACGAGGAAGTCACCGTCGAGCAGCTCGCCTCCCACGCCCACATGTCCCCGCGCACCTTCGCCCGCCGCTTCCAGCAGGAGACCGGGACCACTCCCTACCGCTGGATCCTGCGCCAGCGCGTGCTGCTGGCCCAGCGGCTGCTGGAGGCGACGGACGAGACGATGGACGCGATCGCCGGCCGAACGGGGTTCGGCAACGCGGCCACGCTGCGCCACCACTTCGTCCGGGCGATCGGAACCACGCCGAACTCATACCGGCGGACGTTCAGAGGCCCCGAAGCAGCCTGA
- a CDS encoding ribonucleotide-diphosphate reductase subunit beta produces MSTQNLLDPGFELTLRPMRYPDFYERYRDAIKNTWTVEEVDLHSDVADLAKLSPAEQHLIGRLVAFFATGDSIVANNLVLTLYKHINSPEARLYLSRQLFEEAVHVQFYLTLLDTYLPDPEDRSAAFAAVENIPSIREKASFCFKWMDSVEKLDRLETQADRRRFLLNLICFAACIEGLFFYGAFAYVYWLRSRGLLHGLATGTNWVFRDETMHMSFAFDVVDTVRKEEPDLFDDRLQQEVTDMLREAVEAELQFARDLCGDGLPGMNTESMRQYLECVADQRLTRLGFAPVYGSENPFSFMELQGVQELTNFFERRPSAYQVAVEGTVDLDEDF; encoded by the coding sequence ATGAGCACCCAGAACCTTCTCGACCCCGGCTTCGAGCTCACCCTGCGCCCCATGCGCTACCCGGACTTCTACGAGCGCTACCGGGACGCCATCAAGAACACCTGGACCGTGGAGGAGGTCGACCTCCACTCGGACGTCGCCGACCTGGCCAAGCTGTCACCGGCGGAACAGCACCTCATCGGCCGGCTGGTCGCGTTCTTCGCGACGGGCGACTCGATCGTCGCGAACAACCTGGTGCTGACGCTGTACAAGCACATCAACTCCCCCGAGGCGCGGCTCTACCTGAGCCGCCAGCTCTTCGAGGAGGCCGTGCACGTCCAGTTCTACCTGACGCTGCTCGACACCTATCTGCCCGACCCGGAGGACCGCTCGGCGGCCTTCGCGGCCGTGGAGAACATCCCGTCCATCCGTGAGAAGGCCTCGTTCTGCTTCAAGTGGATGGACTCGGTGGAGAAGCTCGACCGGCTGGAGACCCAGGCCGACCGCCGCCGCTTCCTGCTCAACCTGATCTGCTTCGCCGCGTGCATCGAGGGCCTGTTCTTCTACGGCGCCTTCGCGTACGTGTACTGGCTCCGCAGCCGGGGCCTGCTGCACGGCCTGGCCACCGGCACCAACTGGGTGTTCCGCGACGAGACGATGCACATGTCGTTCGCCTTCGACGTGGTCGACACCGTCCGCAAGGAGGAGCCGGACCTCTTCGACGACCGGCTCCAGCAGGAGGTGACGGACATGCTCCGGGAGGCCGTCGAGGCCGAGCTGCAGTTCGCGCGGGACCTGTGCGGGGACGGCCTGCCGGGCATGAACACCGAGTCGATGCGGCAGTACCTGGAGTGCGTCGCCGACCAGCGGCTCACCCGCCTCGGCTTCGCTCCGGTCTACGGCTCCGAGAACCCGTTCTCCTTCATGGAGCTCCAGGGGGTTCAGGAGCTGACCAACTTCTTCGAGCGGCGGCCCTCCGCGTACCAGGTGGCGGTGGAGGGCACCGTCGACCTGGACGAGGACTTCTGA
- a CDS encoding ribonucleoside-diphosphate reductase subunit alpha, giving the protein MTIAPAEEVSATEEAHDAPGAALLRTLTELTADLPDAEPGRVAAAALRGRSAAADEAELRELATEAAAGLISEDPAYSRLAARLLTIGIREEAASQGVTSFTESVAAGHREGLIADRTAEFVRLHAARLDALIDTRADDRFGYFGLRTLHSRYLLRHPLTRKAVETPQHFMLRVAAGLAEDDTRRSVDEVAALYRLMSRLDYLPSSPTLFNSGTRHPQMSSCYLLDSPKDELDSIYDRYHQVARLSKHAGGIGLAYSRIRARGSLIRGTNGHSNGIVPFLKTLDASVAAVNQGGRRKGAAAVYLETWHSDIEEFLELRDNTGEDARRTHNLNLAHWVPDEFMRRVNADAQWSLFSPADVPELVDLWGEEFDAAYRAAEAKGLAKKTLPARELYGRMMRTLAQTGNGWMTFKDAANRTANQTAEPGHVVHSSNLCTEILEVTSDGETAVCNLGSVNLGSFVDTSTGDLDWERLDETVRTAVTFLDRVVDINFYPTEQAGRSNARWRPVGLGAMGLQDVFFKLRLPFDSPQAKALSTRIAERIMLAAYEASADLAERNGPLPAWEKTRTARGVLHPDHYDVELTWPDRWAALRERVATTGMRNSLLLAIAPTATIASIAGVYECIEPQVSNLFKRETLSGEFLQVNSYLVDELKRLGVWDARTREALREASGSVQDFAWIPEDVRALYRTAWEIPQRGLIDMAAARTPFLDQSQSLNLFLETPTIGKLSSMYAYAWKSGLKTTYYLRSRPATRIARAARATVPVQATPDPEAVACSLENPESCEACQ; this is encoded by the coding sequence GTGACCATCGCGCCAGCCGAAGAGGTCTCAGCCACCGAAGAAGCGCACGACGCCCCCGGCGCCGCGCTGTTGCGGACCCTGACCGAGCTGACCGCCGACCTTCCCGACGCCGAGCCCGGCCGGGTCGCCGCCGCCGCGCTGCGCGGCCGGTCCGCCGCCGCGGACGAAGCGGAGTTGCGGGAGCTGGCGACGGAGGCCGCGGCCGGTCTGATCTCCGAGGACCCCGCCTACTCCCGGCTGGCCGCCCGGCTGCTGACCATCGGCATCCGCGAAGAGGCCGCCTCGCAGGGCGTCACGTCCTTCACCGAGTCCGTGGCGGCAGGCCACCGCGAGGGCCTCATCGCCGACCGCACCGCCGAGTTCGTCCGGCTGCACGCGGCCCGGCTCGACGCGCTCATCGACACCCGCGCCGACGACCGCTTCGGCTATTTCGGCCTGCGCACCCTGCACAGCCGCTATCTGCTGCGCCACCCGCTCACCCGCAAGGCCGTCGAGACGCCCCAGCACTTCATGCTGCGGGTCGCCGCCGGTCTCGCCGAGGACGACACCCGCCGCTCCGTCGACGAAGTCGCCGCGCTCTACCGGCTCATGAGCCGCCTCGACTACCTCCCCTCCTCCCCCACCCTCTTCAACTCGGGCACCCGGCACCCGCAGATGTCGTCCTGCTACCTCCTCGACTCCCCCAAGGACGAGCTGGACTCCATCTACGACCGGTATCACCAGGTGGCCCGGCTGTCGAAGCACGCCGGCGGCATCGGACTCGCGTACTCCCGCATCCGCGCCCGCGGTTCCCTGATCCGTGGCACCAACGGCCACTCCAACGGCATCGTCCCGTTCCTGAAGACCCTCGACGCCTCGGTCGCCGCGGTGAACCAGGGCGGCCGCCGCAAGGGCGCCGCCGCGGTCTACCTGGAGACCTGGCACTCCGACATCGAGGAGTTCCTGGAACTGCGCGACAACACCGGCGAGGACGCCCGCCGCACGCACAACCTGAACCTCGCGCACTGGGTGCCGGACGAGTTCATGCGCCGCGTGAACGCGGACGCGCAGTGGTCGCTGTTCTCCCCCGCGGACGTGCCCGAGCTGGTCGACCTGTGGGGCGAGGAGTTCGACGCCGCGTACCGGGCGGCCGAGGCGAAGGGCCTCGCGAAGAAGACGCTGCCCGCCCGTGAGCTGTACGGCCGCATGATGCGCACCCTCGCGCAGACCGGCAACGGCTGGATGACCTTCAAGGACGCCGCCAACCGCACCGCCAACCAGACGGCCGAGCCGGGCCACGTCGTCCACTCCTCCAACCTCTGCACGGAGATCCTGGAGGTCACCAGCGACGGGGAGACGGCGGTCTGCAACCTGGGCTCGGTCAACCTGGGTTCCTTCGTCGACACATCGACCGGGGACCTCGACTGGGAGCGACTGGACGAGACCGTCCGCACGGCCGTCACGTTCCTCGACCGGGTCGTGGACATCAACTTCTACCCGACCGAGCAGGCGGGCCGCTCCAATGCCCGCTGGCGCCCGGTCGGCCTCGGCGCCATGGGCCTCCAGGACGTCTTCTTCAAGCTGCGCCTGCCCTTCGACTCACCCCAGGCCAAGGCCCTGTCCACGCGGATCGCCGAGCGGATCATGCTCGCCGCGTACGAGGCCTCCGCCGACCTCGCCGAGCGCAACGGACCGCTTCCCGCCTGGGAGAAGACCCGTACGGCCCGGGGCGTGCTGCACCCCGACCACTACGACGTGGAGCTCACCTGGCCGGACCGCTGGGCGGCCCTGCGTGAGCGCGTCGCCACGACCGGTATGCGCAACTCGCTGCTCCTCGCCATCGCCCCCACGGCCACGATCGCCTCCATCGCGGGCGTGTACGAGTGCATCGAGCCGCAGGTGTCCAACCTGTTCAAGCGCGAGACGCTGTCGGGCGAGTTCCTCCAGGTCAACTCCTACCTGGTCGACGAGCTGAAGCGGCTCGGCGTGTGGGACGCCCGCACCCGGGAGGCCCTGCGCGAGGCCAGCGGCTCGGTGCAGGACTTCGCCTGGATCCCGGAGGACGTGCGCGCCCTCTACCGCACGGCGTGGGAGATCCCGCAGCGCGGCCTGATCGACATGGCGGCGGCCAGGACCCCGTTCCTGGACCAGTCCCAGTCCCTGAACCTCTTCCTGGAGACGCCGACCATCGGCAAGCTCTCCTCGATGTACGCCTACGCCTGGAAGTCCGGGCTGAAGACCACGTACTACCTGCGCTCGCGCCCGGCGACCCGCATCGCCCGCGCCGCCCGGGCCACCGTCCCCGTGCAGGCCACCCCGGACCCCGAAGCGGTCGCCTGCTCCCTGGAAAACCCCGAGTCCTGCGAGGCCTGCCAGTAA
- the mctP gene encoding monocarboxylate uptake permease MctP — MKDGVNGVALGVFIFFFLAVTVMGFLAARWRKAENEHSLDEWGLGGRSFGTWVTWFLLGGDLYTAYTFVAVPAAIYAAGAAGFFAVPYTILVYPLIFTFLPRLWSVSHKHGYVTTSDFVRGRFGSKGLSLAVALTGILATMPYIALQLVGIQAVLDVMGVGGGENTNWFIKDLPLLIAFGVLAAYTYSSGLRAPALIAFVKDTLIYIVIAVAIIYIPIKLGGFDDIFAKAGEAYSQTNPATGAPRGALTPAEPGQWTYATLALGSALALFMYPHSITATLSSKSREVIRRNTTILPLYSLMLGLLALLGFMAIAAGIKVQNGQLAIPQLFETMFPDWFAGVAFAAIGIGALVPAAIMSIAAANLFTRNIYKDFIKPDATPAQETKVSKLVSLLVKVGALAFVLTMDKTVAINFQLLGGIWILQTFPALVGGLFTRWFHRWALLAGWAVGMVYGTVAAYGVASPTQKHFGGSAKEIPGIGEIGYIGLTAFVLNVVVTVVLTFVLRALKAPDGIDETKPEDYTADAGDPGVKVELPPATAGSAH; from the coding sequence GTGAAGGACGGCGTGAACGGCGTCGCGCTCGGCGTCTTCATCTTCTTCTTCCTGGCCGTCACGGTCATGGGCTTCCTGGCCGCGCGCTGGCGCAAGGCCGAGAACGAGCACAGCCTCGACGAATGGGGGCTGGGCGGCCGCTCGTTCGGCACCTGGGTCACCTGGTTCCTGCTCGGCGGCGACCTGTACACGGCGTACACCTTCGTCGCCGTGCCGGCGGCGATCTACGCGGCGGGCGCGGCCGGCTTCTTCGCGGTGCCGTACACCATCCTGGTGTACCCGCTGATCTTCACCTTCCTCCCCCGCCTGTGGTCGGTGTCCCACAAGCACGGCTACGTCACGACCTCCGACTTCGTGCGCGGCCGCTTCGGTTCGAAGGGCCTGTCGCTGGCCGTGGCCCTCACCGGCATCCTCGCGACCATGCCGTACATCGCGCTCCAACTGGTCGGCATCCAGGCCGTGCTGGACGTCATGGGCGTCGGCGGCGGCGAGAACACCAACTGGTTCATCAAGGACCTGCCGCTGCTGATCGCGTTCGGCGTGCTGGCGGCGTACACGTACTCGTCGGGTCTGCGGGCCCCCGCGCTCATCGCGTTCGTGAAGGACACGCTGATCTACATCGTCATCGCGGTGGCGATCATCTACATCCCGATCAAGCTGGGCGGCTTCGACGACATCTTCGCCAAGGCCGGTGAGGCGTACAGCCAGACCAACCCGGCGACGGGCGCGCCGCGCGGTGCGCTGACACCGGCCGAGCCGGGCCAGTGGACGTACGCCACACTGGCGTTGGGCTCCGCCCTGGCCCTCTTCATGTACCCGCACTCGATCACGGCGACGCTGTCCTCGAAGAGCCGTGAGGTGATCCGGCGCAACACCACCATCCTGCCGCTGTACTCGCTGATGCTGGGGCTGCTCGCGCTGCTCGGGTTCATGGCGATCGCGGCCGGCATCAAGGTGCAGAACGGGCAGCTGGCGATCCCACAGCTGTTCGAGACGATGTTCCCGGACTGGTTCGCGGGCGTTGCGTTCGCGGCGATCGGCATCGGCGCGCTCGTGCCGGCGGCCATCATGTCCATCGCGGCCGCGAACCTCTTCACCCGCAACATCTACAAGGACTTCATCAAGCCGGACGCGACTCCCGCGCAGGAGACCAAGGTCTCCAAGCTGGTGTCGCTGCTGGTGAAGGTCGGCGCCCTGGCCTTCGTCCTCACGATGGACAAGACGGTCGCCATCAACTTCCAGCTGCTGGGCGGCATCTGGATCCTGCAGACCTTCCCGGCCCTGGTCGGCGGCCTGTTCACGCGCTGGTTCCACCGCTGGGCCCTGCTGGCGGGCTGGGCGGTCGGCATGGTCTACGGCACGGTCGCCGCGTACGGCGTGGCCTCCCCGACCCAGAAGCACTTCGGCGGCTCCGCGAAGGAGATCCCGGGCATCGGGGAGATCGGCTACATCGGCCTCACGGCGTTCGTCCTGAACGTGGTGGTGACGGTGGTCCTCACCTTCGTCCTGAGGGCCCTGAAGGCCCCCGACGGCATCGACGAGACCAAGCCGGAGGACTACACGGCGGACGCGGGCGACCCGGGGGTCAAGGTCGAACTCCCGCCCGCGACGGCCGGTTCCGCGCACTAG
- a CDS encoding DUF3311 domain-containing protein — MSQAPEVSRGPVVTPMRVVIAVCLIAPFVAMLWVGSYAKTDPAFIGIPFFYWYQMAWVLISTALTMIAYKLWQRDQRARSATKGGASQ, encoded by the coding sequence ATGTCGCAAGCACCGGAAGTCAGCAGAGGGCCGGTGGTGACGCCCATGCGCGTCGTCATCGCCGTCTGCCTCATAGCGCCGTTCGTGGCCATGCTGTGGGTCGGCTCGTACGCCAAGACCGACCCGGCCTTCATCGGGATCCCGTTCTTCTACTGGTACCAGATGGCGTGGGTGCTCATCTCCACCGCCCTGACCATGATCGCCTACAAGCTCTGGCAGCGTGACCAGCGCGCCCGCTCGGCCACGAAGGGCGGTGCGTCGCAGTGA
- a CDS encoding GntR family transcriptional regulator, which produces MSTDVSSAENENGVPVRTARVPKYYRLKKHLLDMTETQAPGTPVPPERTLAAEFDTSRTTVRQALQELVVEGRLERIQGKGTFVAKPKVSQALQLTSYTEDMRAQGLEPTSQLLDIGYVTADDRLAGLLDITPGGRVLRIERLRMANGEPMAIETTHLSAKRFPALRRSLVKYTSLYTALAEVYDVHLAEAEETIETSLATPREAGLLGTDVGLPMLMLSRHSLDRDGQPVEWVRSVYRGDRYKFVARLKRPVD; this is translated from the coding sequence ATGAGCACCGACGTCAGCAGTGCGGAGAACGAGAACGGGGTGCCCGTCCGTACCGCACGCGTGCCCAAGTACTACCGCCTGAAGAAGCACCTGCTCGACATGACGGAGACCCAGGCGCCGGGCACGCCGGTCCCGCCCGAGCGCACGCTGGCGGCCGAGTTCGACACCTCGCGCACGACCGTGCGCCAGGCGCTGCAGGAGCTGGTCGTCGAGGGCCGGCTGGAACGCATCCAGGGCAAGGGCACCTTCGTCGCCAAGCCGAAGGTCTCGCAGGCACTGCAACTGACCTCGTACACCGAGGACATGCGCGCCCAGGGACTCGAACCCACCTCGCAACTGCTGGACATCGGCTACGTCACGGCCGACGACCGCCTGGCCGGGCTGCTCGACATCACGCCCGGCGGGCGCGTGCTGCGCATCGAGCGGCTGCGTATGGCCAACGGTGAGCCGATGGCCATCGAGACCACCCACCTGAGCGCGAAGCGCTTCCCCGCGCTGCGGCGCTCGCTGGTGAAGTACACGTCCCTCTACACGGCGTTGGCCGAGGTCTACGACGTCCACCTCGCGGAGGCCGAGGAGACCATCGAGACGTCCCTGGCCACCCCGCGCGAGGCCGGCCTGCTCGGCACGGACGTCGGCCTGCCGATGCTGATGCTCTCCCGTCACTCCCTGGACCGGGACGGCCAGCCGGTGGAGTGGGTGCGGTCGGTGTACCGGGGGGACCGCTACAAGTTCGTCGCCCGCCTGAAGCGCCCCGTCGACTGA
- a CDS encoding extracellular solute-binding protein → MKRKLISAIGIAGMMVSIAACGGEGDGGSDKGADAKELTVWLTVDAQNNWPELVKAADAAVQKKHPGLKINHEYYGWPDKNAKLDAVLATDKVPDVVEMGNTEMLGYMVKGAFAPLDQAKFDNSDAWLDGLRASVTYDGKTYGVPYYAGGRVANWRKDVAASVGVKSAPKTYKELTTALDKIQKKQGDKFSAWYQPTRDWYAAMSFVYDAGGAIATESGGQWKASLSSPESLKGLKEFKNVVDTYMHGDKTKDESDRYIVYGQGKSSMIFAAAWEGATAEDPKNDKTGKLKGNLENFVMPGPSGKNMPVFLGGSDLAVPVKSDAQALAAEWINAFAGSSGQKGLMAKGNLPNNKTDLATLKNDPKTAVPATAAESNWFVPMAPGWGQVEKAQILQTMLQSIGTGKKSVEAAAKEADAAIDKVINTK, encoded by the coding sequence GTGAAGCGCAAGCTGATATCCGCGATCGGTATCGCGGGCATGATGGTCTCCATCGCGGCGTGCGGGGGCGAGGGCGACGGGGGTTCCGACAAGGGCGCGGACGCCAAGGAGCTGACCGTCTGGCTCACCGTCGACGCCCAGAACAACTGGCCCGAGCTGGTGAAGGCGGCCGACGCCGCGGTGCAGAAGAAGCACCCCGGCCTCAAGATCAACCACGAGTACTACGGCTGGCCCGACAAGAACGCCAAGCTCGACGCCGTCCTCGCCACGGACAAGGTCCCCGACGTGGTCGAGATGGGCAACACCGAGATGCTCGGCTACATGGTCAAGGGTGCTTTCGCCCCCCTCGACCAGGCGAAATTCGACAACTCGGATGCCTGGCTGGACGGCCTCAGGGCCTCGGTGACCTACGACGGCAAGACCTACGGTGTCCCGTACTACGCCGGCGGCCGCGTCGCCAACTGGCGCAAGGACGTGGCGGCGTCGGTCGGGGTGAAGTCCGCTCCGAAGACGTACAAGGAGCTGACCACCGCCCTGGACAAGATCCAGAAGAAGCAGGGCGACAAGTTCAGCGCCTGGTACCAGCCGACCCGCGACTGGTACGCGGCCATGTCCTTCGTCTACGACGCCGGCGGCGCCATCGCCACCGAGTCGGGCGGCCAGTGGAAGGCATCCCTCTCCTCGCCCGAGTCCCTCAAGGGCCTGAAGGAGTTCAAGAACGTCGTCGACACGTACATGCACGGCGACAAGACCAAGGACGAGTCCGACCGCTACATCGTCTACGGCCAGGGCAAGTCCTCCATGATCTTCGCCGCCGCCTGGGAGGGCGCCACCGCCGAGGATCCGAAGAACGACAAGACCGGCAAGCTCAAGGGCAACCTCGAGAACTTCGTGATGCCCGGCCCGTCCGGCAAGAACATGCCCGTCTTCCTGGGCGGCTCCGACCTCGCCGTGCCGGTGAAGTCCGATGCGCAGGCCCTGGCAGCTGAGTGGATCAACGCGTTCGCCGGCTCCTCGGGGCAGAAGGGCCTGATGGCCAAGGGCAACCTGCCCAACAACAAGACGGACCTCGCCACCCTCAAGAACGACCCGAAGACGGCCGTCCCCGCCACCGCGGCCGAGTCCAACTGGTTCGTCCCGATGGCCCCCGGCTGGGGCCAGGTCGAGAAGGCGCAGATCCTGCAGACCATGCTGCAGAGCATCGGCACCGGCAAGAAGTCCGTCGAGGCCGCCGCCAAGGAGGCGGACGCCGCGATCGACAAGGTCATCAACACCAAGTGA